A stretch of the Chlorobiota bacterium genome encodes the following:
- a CDS encoding T9SS type A sorting domain-containing protein, giving the protein MYQDSIWLYVCLGNIWNTSEMAGLAIIDVSNPLLPNVLDVYVHSGLTGGSGSVVVKGNYAYLAANQNGLIILDISNKSNILLKSALPFSNIFPHSTVGAASLYNARGIGLNGNYAYVCYDRGGLRIVDISNVNSPVQINQYCFPPLIDKVTAYNNITIHNNLAYVAIDYYGMEILDITNPSSITQIAWWHPSTWADTTNNFSTWANSNGHANELAYDSICKKIYLAAGKSDAVAIDVSNPANPTTCQTYGSTSDAYGTWGLDFFDGKIHIAYIWSVVAPPYSNYTGYKILQTNCSSVGIDENHFSDEFAVFPNPSSDQVFIKFFGQKLQNIKIYDLTGKLMQEDFTTKISIANIPNGNYLIKVQTNKSTIVHKLIKQ; this is encoded by the coding sequence TTGTACCAAGACAGCATATGGCTTTATGTATGTTTAGGAAATATTTGGAATACATCTGAAATGGCTGGCCTTGCCATAATAGACGTAAGTAATCCTTTACTTCCAAATGTTTTGGATGTTTATGTTCACTCGGGTTTGACAGGCGGTTCGGGTTCAGTTGTTGTTAAAGGAAACTATGCTTATTTAGCAGCAAACCAAAATGGATTAATTATTTTAGATATTAGCAATAAAAGCAATATACTGCTTAAAAGTGCTTTACCTTTTAGTAATATTTTCCCACATTCGACTGTAGGGGCCGCATCATTGTACAATGCACGAGGAATTGGTTTAAATGGAAATTATGCTTATGTATGCTATGATAGAGGCGGTTTGAGAATTGTGGATATTTCAAATGTTAATTCGCCAGTTCAAATAAATCAATACTGTTTCCCTCCACTAATTGACAAAGTAACAGCTTACAATAATATAACCATACACAATAACCTTGCTTACGTTGCCATTGACTATTATGGTATGGAAATATTAGATATTACAAATCCTAGTAGTATTACTCAAATTGCATGGTGGCATCCAAGTACCTGGGCTGACACGACCAACAACTTTTCTACTTGGGCAAATTCAAATGGTCACGCCAATGAATTAGCTTATGATTCAATTTGTAAAAAAATATATTTAGCAGCTGGTAAGTCGGACGCAGTAGCTATCGATGTGAGTAATCCTGCAAATCCCACAACGTGTCAAACTTACGGTAGTACTTCTGATGCTTATGGTACTTGGGGTTTAGATTTTTTTGATGGTAAAATACATATCGCTTATATATGGTCTGTTGTAGCCCCACCTTATTCAAACTATACTGGATATAAAATTTTACAAACCAATTGTTCTTCGGTTGGCATTGACGAAAACCATTTTTCAGATGAGTTTGCAGTTTTTCCAAATCCATCATCTGACCAAGTCTTTATAAAATTCTTCGGACAAAAATTGCAGAACATCAAAATTTACGACTTGACTGGCAAATTAATGCAAGAGGATTTTACAACTAAAATTTCCATTGCAAATATTCCAAACGGTAATTACTTAATAAAAGTGCAGACCAACAAGTCTACCATTGTACACAAGTTAATAAAACAGTAA
- a CDS encoding DUF1272 domain-containing protein, with amino-acid sequence MLEIRQNCENCDKSLANESNEAMICTYECTFCAECVETILENVCPNCGGGFEKRPTRPKNQLEKYPTRKDKLLKPIEFNKYIETNRNVNPRER; translated from the coding sequence ATGTTAGAAATAAGACAGAATTGTGAAAATTGCGATAAGAGTTTAGCGAATGAGTCAAATGAAGCAATGATTTGTACTTATGAATGTACATTTTGTGCTGAATGTGTTGAAACTATATTAGAAAATGTTTGCCCAAATTGTGGTGGGGGTTTTGAAAAAAGACCGACAAGACCAAAAAATCAATTAGAAAAATATCCAACGAGAAAAGACAAATTATTGAAACCGATTGAATTTAATAAGTATATAGAAACAAATAGAAATGTAAACCCGAGAGAAAGATAA
- a CDS encoding efflux RND transporter periplasmic adaptor subunit: MKNIIFIAALAISIVFAACNSNKTETHGDETEHHDEHENSNTATLTAEQMKSIKIELGSIEKKQLTASLKANGILKVPNQNKANATASLGGVIKSILVQTGNTVSKGQIIATISNNTFITMQEEFLSVSSKTELAQLEFARQKELQQGNAGALKNLQTADAELKTLKARKASLQKQLELIGINTKSLTSENIQSVANITSPINGTISNVMVNIGSYVDANNPIAEIVDNSQLHLDLYVYEKDLQKLKVGQTIHFTLTNNPGKEYDADVYAINNTFEQNTKAISVHAMVKGNKQGLIDGMSITALVSLENATVDAVPTNAIVNHEGQDYIFIVTDAHSEEEHHSETETAEHKHDESGHQHSEKEEPEHKEEGTTFEKIPIRKGTTDVGYSEITLLKEIPANSKVVVNGAFFILAKMNNKGEAHQH, encoded by the coding sequence CAATATCAATAGTATTTGCAGCCTGCAACAGCAATAAAACAGAAACTCACGGAGATGAAACCGAACACCACGATGAACACGAAAACTCCAACACGGCTACACTTACAGCCGAACAAATGAAATCCATAAAAATTGAATTGGGAAGCATTGAGAAAAAACAACTTACCGCCTCACTCAAAGCCAATGGAATTTTAAAAGTGCCAAATCAAAACAAGGCAAATGCAACCGCTTCACTTGGTGGAGTTATCAAATCCATTTTAGTGCAAACTGGAAATACGGTAAGCAAAGGACAAATAATTGCAACCATTTCAAACAATACTTTTATCACAATGCAAGAGGAATTTTTAAGCGTTTCTTCAAAAACGGAGTTAGCCCAATTGGAATTTGCCCGACAAAAAGAATTGCAACAAGGCAACGCAGGAGCATTGAAAAATTTACAAACAGCCGATGCAGAACTAAAAACTTTAAAGGCACGAAAAGCAAGTTTGCAAAAGCAATTAGAACTTATTGGAATTAACACCAAATCACTCACAAGCGAAAACATCCAATCCGTTGCAAACATCACCAGTCCAATAAACGGCACAATAAGCAATGTAATGGTAAACATCGGCAGCTATGTAGATGCAAACAATCCTATTGCCGAAATAGTGGACAACAGCCAACTACATTTGGATTTGTATGTGTATGAAAAGGATTTACAAAAACTAAAAGTTGGGCAAACCATACATTTTACACTTACCAACAATCCTGGGAAAGAATACGATGCCGATGTTTATGCCATAAACAACACCTTTGAACAAAACACCAAAGCCATTTCAGTTCACGCAATGGTAAAAGGAAACAAGCAAGGATTGATTGACGGAATGAGCATAACTGCATTGGTAAGTTTAGAAAATGCCACCGTTGATGCCGTGCCTACCAACGCCATTGTAAACCACGAAGGGCAGGACTATATTTTTATTGTTACCGATGCTCATAGCGAAGAAGAACACCACAGCGAAACCGAAACAGCCGAACACAAACACGATGAAAGCGGACATCAGCATAGCGAAAAAGAAGAACCCGAACACAAGGAAGAAGGAACAACTTTTGAAAAAATTCCAATTCGTAAAGGCACTACCGATGTAGGTTACAGTGAAATTACTTTGCTCAAAGAAATTCCTGCCAACAGCAAAGTAGTTGTGAATGGAGCATTTTTCATTTTGGCTAAAATGAACAACAAAGGCGAAGCACATCAACATTAA
- a CDS encoding alpha/beta hydrolase has protein sequence MNKVKFFSTVYLFTALCVNLFGQNKSYPFDIKISGQGKQSIIFIPGFASSGEVWNETKSIYDKDFTCYTLTMAGFAEVKAQPNATFTNWETNIVNYIKENKIEKPILIGHSMGGGLALAIASDYPELIEKIIVVDALPCLAALMNPTFKAVEKTDCSAMINQMTSATNEQFYQMQKMSIPRLVADTSKQELVVGWSVKSDRRTFAEMYCDFSNTDLREKIKTIKCPSLILLEEYFKNVKPAIEEQYKNLKTANLQYSNKGLHFIMYDDKEWYLIQLNNFLN, from the coding sequence ATGAACAAAGTCAAATTTTTCTCTACCGTATATTTATTTACTGCTTTATGTGTAAATCTTTTTGGACAAAACAAGTCGTATCCATTTGATATAAAAATAAGTGGACAAGGCAAACAATCAATCATTTTTATTCCAGGTTTTGCCAGTTCAGGTGAAGTATGGAACGAAACAAAATCAATATATGATAAGGATTTCACTTGCTACACTTTGACTATGGCAGGTTTTGCAGAAGTAAAAGCACAACCAAATGCAACATTCACAAATTGGGAAACTAATATCGTCAATTACATTAAGGAAAACAAAATTGAAAAGCCAATATTAATAGGACACAGTATGGGAGGAGGGTTGGCTTTGGCTATTGCTTCTGACTATCCAGAACTTATTGAAAAAATAATTGTAGTTGACGCACTTCCCTGCTTAGCAGCATTGATGAATCCGACTTTTAAAGCAGTAGAAAAAACAGACTGTTCTGCAATGATTAATCAAATGACCTCGGCAACGAATGAACAATTTTATCAAATGCAAAAAATGTCTATTCCAAGACTTGTTGCGGATACTTCAAAACAAGAATTAGTTGTGGGTTGGAGTGTTAAATCCGACAGAAGAACATTTGCAGAAATGTATTGCGATTTTTCAAACACTGATTTGAGAGAAAAAATAAAAACAATAAAATGTCCTTCTCTGATTTTATTAGAAGAATATTTTAAAAATGTAAAACCTGCAATAGAAGAACAATATAAAAACTTGAAAACTGCCAACTTACAATATTCCAACAAAGGACTGCATTTTATAATGTATGACGACAAAGAATGGTATTTGATCCAATTAAATAACTTTTTAAATTAA
- a CDS encoding VOC family protein: protein MAQINPYIHFNGNAEEAFTFYKSVFGGEFAMLSRFKDMAFEGSPSNEIEAEKIMHIALPIGKHNVLMGSDTPESMGKHNENENRTKISISAESKEEADKLFNGLSAGGQIEMPIADSPWGSYFGMFRDKFGFEWMVDFDPKYKGQTGM from the coding sequence ATGGCACAAATAAATCCTTACATTCATTTTAACGGAAATGCAGAAGAAGCATTTACATTTTACAAATCAGTTTTTGGCGGAGAATTCGCAATGTTAAGTCGTTTTAAAGATATGGCTTTTGAAGGAAGTCCAAGCAATGAAATAGAAGCAGAAAAAATAATGCACATTGCACTGCCTATTGGAAAACATAATGTGCTGATGGGTAGCGACACACCCGAAAGTATGGGAAAGCACAACGAAAATGAGAACAGAACTAAAATTTCTATAAGTGCAGAAAGCAAGGAAGAAGCAGACAAATTATTTAACGGACTTTCAGCAGGTGGACAAATAGAAATGCCAATTGCAGACAGTCCTTGGGGTTCATATTTTGGAATGTTTAGAGACAAATTTGGTTTTGAATGGATGGTGGACTTTGACCCAAAATACAAAGGGCAAACAGGAATGTAA
- a CDS encoding VOC family protein, translating into MTRQIYTCLWFDGNAKEGADFYCSVFKNSKINSENPFVVKFEINGTEFMALNGGPQYKFSPATSHVIECETQKEIDHYWESLGKDGKYSQCGWLDDKFGVSWQIVPTILGELMSDPEKSERVVQAFMKMTKFDIETLINA; encoded by the coding sequence ATGACACGACAAATATATACCTGCCTTTGGTTTGATGGCAACGCAAAAGAAGGAGCAGATTTTTATTGTTCCGTTTTCAAAAACTCAAAAATTAATTCTGAAAATCCATTTGTAGTAAAATTTGAAATAAATGGAACAGAATTTATGGCGTTGAATGGTGGACCACAATATAAATTTTCCCCTGCTACTTCACACGTTATTGAGTGTGAAACTCAAAAAGAAATTGACCATTATTGGGAAAGTTTAGGCAAAGACGGAAAATATAGTCAATGTGGTTGGCTTGATGATAAGTTTGGTGTTTCTTGGCAAATTGTCCCAACTATTTTAGGAGAATTAATGTCTGACCCTGAAAAATCTGAACGAGTAGTTCAAGCCTTTATGAAAATGACAAAATTTGACATTGAAACTTTAATTAACGCTTAA
- a CDS encoding RNA polymerase sigma factor — translation MQVFEEIYKSYWQKIFRLCMGYVNDHNLAQDLTQDTFIKVWEQLPKFRNESNIGTWIFRIASNNCLRHIEKQNRFPKGQLPLNLTEEKYHNIEPQIAFLYKCIAELPEIDRIIISLELEDLKQAEIASIVGLSEANIRVKIHRIKEKLTQKFKDNGQ, via the coding sequence ATGCAGGTATTTGAAGAAATATATAAAAGCTATTGGCAAAAAATATTTCGCTTGTGCATGGGTTATGTAAACGATCATAACCTTGCACAAGATCTTACACAGGATACATTTATAAAAGTTTGGGAACAACTTCCTAAATTTAGAAACGAATCTAATATTGGTACCTGGATTTTTAGAATAGCTTCCAATAATTGCTTGCGACATATTGAAAAACAAAATCGTTTTCCAAAAGGGCAATTACCGTTAAATTTAACAGAAGAAAAGTACCATAACATTGAACCCCAAATTGCCTTTTTATACAAATGTATTGCTGAGCTTCCGGAGATTGATCGTATTATTATTTCGCTCGAACTAGAGGATTTAAAACAAGCCGAAATAGCAAGTATCGTTGGATTATCAGAAGCAAACATAAGAGTGAAAATTCACAGAATAAAAGAAAAATTAACTCAAAAATTTAAAGACAATGGACAATAA
- a CDS encoding MepB family protein: MKQNLESAEYRACSFELNGNTIQFHISKITPTKTGQFVTIWKRNKEGITEPFDILDDIDFVIITSKSGDNLGQFIFPKSVLADKGIITRNGKEGKRGIRVYPPWDIVTSKQAEKTQSWQTKYFLTIKNDNSTDLDLINKLIY; the protein is encoded by the coding sequence TTGAAACAGAATTTGGAAAGTGCAGAGTATAGAGCTTGTTCGTTTGAACTTAACGGAAATACAATTCAATTTCATATATCTAAAATTACACCAACAAAAACGGGACAGTTTGTAACAATTTGGAAAAGAAACAAAGAAGGAATAACTGAACCATTTGACATTTTAGACGACATAGATTTTGTAATAATCACGTCAAAAAGTGGCGATAACTTAGGACAATTTATTTTTCCAAAATCTGTGCTGGCAGACAAAGGAATAATAACAAGAAACGGCAAAGAAGGGAAACGTGGAATTAGAGTTTATCCACCTTGGGATATTGTGACAAGTAAGCAAGCGGAGAAAACTCAAAGTTGGCAGACAAAATATTTTTTGACAATTAAAAATGACAACTCTACTGACCTTGATTTGATTAATAAACTTATTTATTAA
- a CDS encoding GNAT family N-acetyltransferase yields the protein MTEIRKATIKDLKFVVELFDKYRVFYEKESNKQKAEKFISERLRLDDSKIFVVETVDKKLVGFVQLYPIFSSTRMQRLWLLNDLFVDIDYRGKGISKQLIETAKELCKQTNACGLILETAKTNIVGNELYPKVGFSLDKEHNYYSWDNN from the coding sequence ATGACAGAAATTAGAAAAGCGACAATAAAAGACTTAAAATTTGTTGTTGAATTATTTGACAAATACAGGGTATTTTATGAAAAAGAATCGAATAAACAAAAAGCTGAAAAATTTATATCTGAAAGACTTAGATTAGATGATTCTAAAATTTTTGTTGTTGAAACTGTGGACAAAAAATTAGTTGGATTTGTACAATTATATCCGATTTTCTCTTCAACAAGAATGCAAAGACTTTGGCTTTTAAACGATTTGTTTGTAGATATAGATTATAGAGGAAAAGGAATTTCAAAACAGCTTATTGAAACTGCAAAAGAACTTTGTAAACAAACGAATGCTTGCGGATTGATTTTAGAAACTGCAAAAACAAATATTGTTGGAAATGAACTTTATCCAAAAGTTGGTTTTTCGTTGGACAAAGAACATAATTATTATTCTTGGGACAATAACTAA
- a CDS encoding VOC family protein, translating to MSKVSIYLNFMGNTAEAFNFYKSVFNTEFEAPIMYIKDTPPQEGMPPLSEKDLNSVMHVCLPILGGMRIMGTDMLESMGHKLIIGNNTTINLEPSSREEAEKLFALLSDGGSDIEPLSDQFWGALWGCCLDKYGVRWMFNFTEPKQYL from the coding sequence ATGTCAAAAGTATCAATTTACCTCAATTTTATGGGGAACACAGCAGAAGCATTTAACTTCTATAAATCAGTATTTAACACTGAATTTGAAGCACCAATAATGTACATTAAAGACACACCACCACAAGAAGGAATGCCACCATTATCTGAAAAAGATTTGAATAGTGTAATGCATGTTTGCTTACCAATTTTAGGCGGAATGCGAATTATGGGAACTGATATGTTGGAAAGTATGGGACACAAATTAATAATTGGAAACAATACAACTATCAATCTTGAACCAAGTTCGAGAGAAGAAGCCGAAAAGTTATTTGCATTATTATCAGATGGTGGTTCTGACATTGAACCTTTAAGCGACCAATTTTGGGGTGCTTTGTGGGGCTGTTGTTTGGATAAATATGGAGTACGATGGATGTTTAATTTCACAGAACCAAAACAATATTTATGA